One region of Peromyscus eremicus chromosome 4, PerEre_H2_v1, whole genome shotgun sequence genomic DNA includes:
- the Harbi1 gene encoding putative nuclease HARBI1: protein MAIPITVLDCDLLLYGRGHRTLDRFKLDDVTDEYLMSMYGFPRQFIYYLVELLGASLSRPTQRSRAISPETQILAALGFYTSGSFQTRMGDAIGISQASMSRCVANVTEALVERVSQFIHFPADEAAVQSLKDEFYGLAGMPGVIGVLDCIHVAIKAPNAEDLSYVNRKGLHSLNCLVVCDIRGALMTVETSWPGSLQDCAVLQQSSLSSQFETGMYKESWLLGDSAFFLRTWLMTPLHIPETPAEYRYNRAHSATHSVIEKTLRTLCCRFRCLDGSKGALQYSPEKSSHIILACCVLHNISLEHGMDIWSSPVTGPIEQPPEGEHEQMESLDLEADRIRQELMLTHFS from the exons ATGGCTATACCAATAACAGTGCTTGACTGTGATCTCTTGCTGTATGGCAGAGGTCACCGGACCTTGGACCGTTTTAAGCTGGATGATGTGACTGATGAATATTTGATGTCCATGTATGGATTTCCCCGACAGTTCATTTACTACTTAGTGGAACTCTTGGGGGCAAGTCTTTCTCGACCTACTCAGCGATCTAGGGCTATTAGCCCAGAGACACAGATCCTGGCGGCACTGGGCTTTTATACCTCAGGTTCCTTCCAGACTCGGATGGGAGATGCAATTGGAATTAGTCAAGCCTCTATGAGCCGATGTGTTGCCAATGTCACTGAAGCCCTTGTGGAAAGGGTCTCACAGTTCATTCACTTTCCAGCTGACGAAGCTGCAGTACAGTCTCTAAAGGATGAATTCTATGGGTTGGCAGGGATGCCGGGGGTGATAGGGGTGCTTGACTGTATCCACGTGGCAATCAAGGCACCAAATGCTGAAGACCTCTCTTACGTGAACCGCAAGGGTCTGCACTCTTTGAACTGCCTGGTGGTGTGTGACATCAGAGGGGCACTAATGACTGTGGAGACaagctggccagggagcctcCAGGACTGTGCCGTGCTACAGCAGTCGTCTCTAAGCAGTCAGTTTGAAACTGGGATGTACAAAGAGAGCTGGCTGCTGG GTGACAGTGCCTTCTTTCTCCGAACCTGGCTCATGACTCCACTTCATATTCCTGAAACTCCAGCAGAGTATCGCTATAATAGGGCCCATTCTGCAACTCACAGCGTGATTGAGAAGACTTTGCGAACACTGTGCTGTAGGTTCCGGTGCCTGGACGGATCGAAGGGAGCACTGCAGTACTCACCAGAGAAATCCAGCCACATCATCTTGGCTTGTTGTGTCCTTCACAACATTTCCCTGGAACACGGGATGGACATTTGGTCCTCTCCAGTCACTGGACCTATTGAACAGCCACCTGAGGGCGAGCATGAGCAAATGGAGTCCCTGGACTTAGAGGCTGACCGAATCCGGCAGGAGCTGATGCTCACTCATTTTAGTTAG